Proteins from a genomic interval of Theobroma cacao cultivar B97-61/B2 unplaced genomic scaffold, Criollo_cocoa_genome_V2, whole genome shotgun sequence:
- the LOC108663961 gene encoding uncharacterized protein LOC108663961 gives MFKVGTDVKIQHIMINLRECLAHYSSVEEEVDRKPWYHDIVHYLKFQQYPEQSSKNDKKTIKRLAMNFFLDGDILYRRSRDQVLLRCVDSAEARKIVEEVHEGICGAHANRIHTLVNALNVLTSPWPFSMWGMDVIGLITSKASNGHRFILVVIDYFTKWVEVASYANVTQKVVCKFIQKEIICRYGLLEMIIIDNASNLNGSMMKELPFALHAYRTTVRTSTGATPFSLVFGMEVVLPVEVEIPSLRVLKEVQLEEAEWVNARYEQLNLIEEKRLTALCHGQLYQKRMMMAYGKKVHPRQFQEGELVLKRIFLNQQDPRGKWTLNWEGPFVVKKAFSGGALILAKMDRREFSNPVNANVVKKYFA, from the exons ATGTTCAAAGTTGGTACCGATGTCAAGATTCAACACATCATGATTAATCTTCGAGAGTGCCTCGCACACTACTCCAGTGTAGAGGAAGAAGTAGACAGGAAACCGTGGTACCATGATATTGTGCATTATCTCAAGTTTCAGCAGTATCCGGAGCAAAGCtcaaaaaatgataagaaaaccaTTAAAAGGTTGGCAATGAATTTCTTCTTGGATGGAGACATCTTATACAGGAGAAGTAGGGACCAAGTGCTTTTAAGATGTGTGGATTCAGCCGAAGCTCGAAAAATAGTTGAGGAAGTTCACGAAGGAATTTGTGGGGCACATGCAA ACAGAATCCACACTCTTGTAAATGCACTGAATGTATTGACATCACCATGGCCATTCTCAATGTGGGGCATGGATGTGATTGGGTTAATAACCTCGAAGGCATCAAATGGGCATCGGTTTATTCTTGTGGTGATTGACTACTTCACTAAGTGGGTAGAAGTAGCATCTTATGCCAATGTGACCCAGAAAGTGGTATGTAAGttcatccaaaaagaaataatatgccGCTATGGTCTCCTGGAAATGATCATCATAGATAACGCTAGTAACCTCAATGGTTCAATGATGAAAGAG TTACCCTTTGCTTTGCATGCTTATCGCACAACAGTCCGAACTTCCACGGGAGCTACGCCGTTCTCTTTGGTATTTGGGATGGAAGTAGTTTTACCAGTTGAAGTAGAAATCCCTTCCCTAAGGGTCCTTAAAGAAGTACAGTTGGAAGAAGCTGAATGGGTTAACGCTCGTTATGAGCAATTGAATCTCATAGAAGAAAAGAGGTTGACGGCACTTTGCCATGGGCAGTTATATCAAAAGAGAATGATGATGGCATATGGCAAGAAGGTACATCCTCGTCAGTTCCAAGAGGGAGAGTTagtattgaaaagaatttttctGAACCAACAGGATCCTCGCGGGAAATGGACGCTGAATTGGGAAGGACCATTTGTGGTGAAGAAAGCTTTTTCAGGAGGAGCACTAATTTTGGCAAAGATGGACAGAAGGGAGTTTTCCAACCCAGTGAATGCCAATGTtgtcaagaaatattttgcgtaa